The DNA sequence AGCAGTGTCGACACCGGCGCGGAGGCGCTGGGCCAGCAGTACGCGACGTTCGTCGCGCAGTGCCCCACCAGCCAGGTCGTGCTCGCCGGCTACTCGCAGGGCGCGATGGTCGTGCACCGCAATCTGCATGCGCTGGACGCCAGCCCGAACCTCGCGGCGGCCCTGTTGGTCGCCGACGGTGATCGCCTGCCCCAGGATCCGACGATCAACCTCGGTTCGGTCACGTCGGTCCCGGGCGCCGGCAAGGGCGTCGCTCAGGACTGGCCGATCCTGGCTCACGCTCCGGCGCCGCTGCCGGTGACGATGGGCAGCCGCACGATCAGCGTCTGCGACCTCGGTGACGCGGTGTGTGACTACGATCCGGACGCCGAGGACGAGATGAACCCGGCGGCGGTCGCGGTGCACACCAGCTATGCGCGGTCGGCGACGGACTCCTGGACGTTGCCGCTGTACCAGATCGTGGACGCCACTCCCGGATCGGTGGTGCCGGTGGATCCGCCGGCCGGCCAGATCGTGGCCAGCGCCGGGTCCTGAGTCGGGCCTCAAGCTGCGGCGGCGCGTCCCGTCTGCGGTCATAATGCTGAAGCATGTCCACCTTCTGGCGGTATGTGCGGGTTCAGCTGTTCGTGCTGCTGTGCGGGATCGTCGGGCCGATCTTCCTGGCGGCGTACTTTCTGCTCGGCGCTGATCCGACGCTGAAGTGGATGTTCTGGACGGGCCTCGGAATCACTGCCGCCGACGTGCTGATCGCGCTGGCGATCACCGGTTATGGCGCGAAAGCCGCCGCCCGGACGGAGGCCCTGGAAGCCTCGGGGGTGCTGGCGCTGGCCCAGGTCACCGGCATCCATGAGACCAACACCCGGATCAACGACAACCCGCTGGTGAAGCTCGACCTGCACGTGTCCGGACCCGGGTTCACGGCGTTCGCCACCCAGGACCAGGTGATCGCCTCGGTGGGCCGGCTTCCGATGATCACCAACCGTAAGTTGGTCACGCTGGTCGATCCCGCGACCCACGAGTATCGGATCGACTGGGAGCGCAGCGCTCTGGTCAGCGGGATGATGCCCGCGACATTCAGCGTCTCCGAAGACAACCGCACCTATGACCTGACCGGCCAGGTCGAACCGCTGATGGAGATCCTGCAGGTACTCAAGGCGCACCGCATCGACCTCGACAACATGATCGACATCCGGTCGAATCCTGCTGCTCGCCAACAAGTCCAGGAGATCGTGCGGCGCGCCGCGGAGGTGATGCCGCCGCCGGTCGCCGCGTCGGCTCCGTTCAGCGGGCCGGCCGAGCCCACCACCGGTCAGCGGCTGCAAGAGTTGGAGACGTTGCGGGCCACCGGGTCGATCACCGAGGACGAGTACCGCGCCAAGCGCGAGCAGATCATCGCGGAGCTGTGACCGACGGGTTTCTGGAACACGTTCTAGTTGTGGTGTTAGCCTGATCCTCGTCGGGCTCGAGCGCGCGCATCACGTACGGCTGATGCGGCGTGTCGGCGTGCAGACCCGCGCGCTCGCGGGACATAGAGAGGACACACCCGTGGCAGCTGCTGGGGCGCCCCTGGAGGGGCGGGTCGCGTTGATCACCGGCGCCGCGCGCGGACAGGGGCGGGCACACGCGGTCCGGCTCGCCAACGACGGCGCCGACGTGATCGCGGTCGACGTGTGCGCGCCGGTGTCGGACACCGTGACCTACCCGATGCCGACCCCCGACGATCTCGGCGAAACGGTGCGTCAGGTCGAGGCCGCCGGACGCAAGGCGATCGGCCGCCAGCTCGACATCCGGGATCTGGCCGCCCAGCAGCAGGTCGTCGCCGACGCCATGGAGCAGTTCGGTCGCCTGGACATCGTGGTGGCCAACGCCGGCGTGCTCAGCTGGGGACGCATCTGGGAGATGTCCGAAGAGCAGTGGGACACCGTCATCGACGTCAACCTCAACGGCACCTGGCGCACGATCCGAGCGGCGGTTCCCGCCATGATCGAAGCGGGCAACGGTGGGTCGATCATCATCGTCAGCTCGTCGGCCGGCACCAAGCTCGTCGGCCGGCACCAAGGCGACCCCGGGCAACGCCCACTATTCTGCCTCCAAGCACGGTCTGGTCGCGCTGACCAACGCGCTGGCGATCGAAGCGGGGGAGTTCGGTATCAGGGTGAACTCGATCCACCCGTACTCGATCGACACGCCGATGGTCGAGCCGGAGGCGATGATGAAGATCTTCAGCAAGTATCCCGCGTTCCTGCACAGCTTCTCGCCGATGCCGTACAAACCCGTTGCGCACGAGGGCAAGCCAGGGCTGCAGGAATTCATGACACCGGAAGAGGTGTCCGACGTGGTGGCCTGGCTGGCCGGCGACGGATCGGCCACGATCTCCGGATCGCAGATCGCCGTCGACAGGGGCACGGCGAAGTACTAGTGGCCCAGCACCTCGGCCAACTGGTCGACGGCCCAGTCGATCTCGTCGGCGGTGATCACCAAGGGCGGAGCGAAGCGCAGCGTCGATCCGTGGGTGTCCTTGACGAGCACCCCGCGCTCGGCGAGGCGGAGGCTGACCTGCTTGCCACTGCCCAGCGCCGGGTCGATGTCGACGCCGGCCCACAAACCCTTTCCGCGGACGTCGAGGACCCCGCGGCCCGTCAGACCCTGGAGCCGGTCGTGCAGGTGGGCGCCGAGTTCGGCTGAGCGACGCTGGAATTCGCCGCGCCGCAGGATGTCGACGACAGTGGTGCCGATGGCTGCGGCGAGCGGGTTCCCGCCGAAGGTCGAACCGTGTTCGCCCGGGTGCAACACCCCGAGGACGTGCTCGTCGGCGACCACCGCGGACAGGGGCACCACCCCGCCGCCGAGCGCCTTGCCGAGCAGGTACACATCAGGCACCACCGACCAGTGGTCGCAGGCGAAGGTGCGACCCGTGCGGGCCAGGCCGGACTGGATCTCGTCGGCGATCATCAGCACGTCGTGCTGGGTGCACAACCGGCGCACCCGGGGCAGGTAATCGCCGGGCGGCACGACGATGCCCGCCTCGCCCTGGATGGGTTCGAGCAGCACGGCGACGGTGTGATCGTCGATGGCGTCGGCCAGCGCGTCGGCGTCACCGAACTCGACGCTGCGGAATCCGGGTGTGTAGGGCCCGAACCCGCGGCGGGCCGTGTCGTCGTC is a window from the Mycolicibacterium poriferae genome containing:
- a CDS encoding cutinase family protein is translated as MRISKMAAVAAAAITSGAAAVGLTTGVASAQPQCPDVHWIGAAGSGERAGDLTADGGMGRVVHKSYRDFAQLVAQDGRTVTGEAVQYPATAVPEDGGILDWANFMSSVDTGAEALGQQYATFVAQCPTSQVVLAGYSQGAMVVHRNLHALDASPNLAAALLVADGDRLPQDPTINLGSVTSVPGAGKGVAQDWPILAHAPAPLPVTMGSRTISVCDLGDAVCDYDPDAEDEMNPAAVAVHTSYARSATDSWTLPLYQIVDATPGSVVPVDPPAGQIVASAGS
- a CDS encoding SHOCT domain-containing protein; the encoded protein is MSTFWRYVRVQLFVLLCGIVGPIFLAAYFLLGADPTLKWMFWTGLGITAADVLIALAITGYGAKAAARTEALEASGVLALAQVTGIHETNTRINDNPLVKLDLHVSGPGFTAFATQDQVIASVGRLPMITNRKLVTLVDPATHEYRIDWERSALVSGMMPATFSVSEDNRTYDLTGQVEPLMEILQVLKAHRIDLDNMIDIRSNPAARQQVQEIVRRAAEVMPPPVAASAPFSGPAEPTTGQRLQELETLRATGSITEDEYRAKREQIIAEL
- the rocD gene encoding ornithine--oxo-acid transaminase produces the protein MSTRTEDTIALDRRHVAHNYAPLPVVAASALGAWITDVEGRRYLDCLAAYSAVNFGHRNPEVIAAAHAQLDALTLVSRAFHSDRLAPFCAALAQLCGKDMVLPMNSGAEAVESAIKVARKWGADVKGVPAGQGTIIVARNNFHGRTTTIISFSDDDTARRGFGPYTPGFRSVEFGDADALADAIDDHTVAVLLEPIQGEAGIVVPPGDYLPRVRRLCTQHDVLMIADEIQSGLARTGRTFACDHWSVVPDVYLLGKALGGGVVPLSAVVADEHVLGVLHPGEHGSTFGGNPLAAAIGTTVVDILRRGEFQRRSAELGAHLHDRLQGLTGRGVLDVRGKGLWAGVDIDPALGSGKQVSLRLAERGVLVKDTHGSTLRFAPPLVITADEIDWAVDQLAEVLGH